A genomic window from Gemmatimonadales bacterium includes:
- a CDS encoding MBL fold metallo-hydrolase, whose translation MRRDIVGAALAIAIAGLAALAPVALLGGGSPRDDIYHAWAEDTVFTISEVRPGVFFATGRQGQVVGATSVFIVTDRDVIVVDDHITPTAARALVSEIRRVTPKPIRYVVNTHFHYDHTSDNGVFGPDVEILSHPATRARLLATGLQSIRDQLTTLPNQIAVLRARRDTTRNDSVRTILDRQIRGLEQMQAEYRDLTVVLPSLTVDSSLVLYRTGRLAGD comes from the coding sequence ATGAGACGGGACATCGTCGGCGCCGCACTCGCCATCGCCATCGCCGGCTTGGCCGCGCTCGCCCCCGTCGCCCTACTGGGAGGCGGCAGCCCCCGCGACGACATCTACCACGCCTGGGCGGAGGACACCGTCTTCACCATCAGCGAGGTGCGGCCGGGGGTCTTCTTCGCGACCGGGCGGCAGGGTCAGGTAGTAGGCGCCACCTCGGTTTTCATCGTGACCGACCGCGACGTCATCGTCGTGGACGATCACATCACTCCCACGGCCGCGCGCGCGCTCGTGTCGGAGATCCGCCGGGTGACACCCAAGCCCATCCGATACGTGGTCAACACGCACTTCCACTACGACCACACCAGCGACAACGGCGTCTTCGGCCCCGACGTCGAGATCCTCTCTCACCCCGCGACGCGGGCGCGCCTTCTCGCCACCGGCCTGCAGTCGATCCGAGACCAGCTCACCACCCTGCCGAACCAGATCGCGGTGCTGCGAGCGCGGCGCGACACCACCCGCAACGATTCGGTGCGCACCATCCTCGACCGGCAGATCCGCGGCCTCGAGCAGATGCAGGCCGAATACCGGGACCTGACCGTCGTCCTCCCCAGCCTGACCGTGGACTCATCCCTGGTGCTGTATCGGACCGGTCGGCTAGCTGGGGACTGA
- a CDS encoding ATP-binding protein, whose amino-acid sequence MVDPLSVLAELTRFGRTLTGALRRETVAERTAECLERLFDPAAIAVSVGAGDATPGLTLAVASGSPTPTLQDPFLAELLAAAPHVIRVTGPARLGAPLVAAGHTMGIIGVWGKDDVAFKEDDEAVIAAVAAGAALALQNAQLITLLSTGKRDWEQMVDAMGPAICIVGARGGVRRANRAFADLVAAPITTLAGRPWLTLLPPAWAEPIGKAIAAPGGAGGEIRTDRHIYSVNAQAIQGDEPGTVVLLIVDTTETRRLQEQLIQSEKLSAIGQLIAGVAHELNNPLASVLGFADFLTEAADVPANLREPLRVIQEEAQRAAGIVKNLLTFARKQDQERRSLSVGPILERTLALLKNQLIGLKVEPLLVVEPGLPDIDGSANQLQQVLVNVVNNAAQAIASTGRPGTVVVRARPWLDGIAIDVVDNGPGIPEEVQNRVFEPFFTTKAEGEGTGLGLSICQGIVKEHGGKITLKSAPGHGATFTIELPPAGAPDDRAALPAQGVVAGGRVLVVDDEPQILHFMRATLEAWGYTVETAADGQEALGRVLGEHFDLIITDVRMPLLTGRELFERLRHDAPEMAKRIVFATGDTVRDDTMAFLAGSGRPCLHKPYKLAELKHVLSTALETPA is encoded by the coding sequence ATGGTTGACCCCCTTTCGGTCCTGGCCGAACTGACCCGCTTCGGGCGCACCCTCACCGGAGCCCTTCGCCGCGAAACCGTCGCGGAACGCACCGCCGAGTGCCTCGAGCGACTCTTCGACCCGGCCGCCATCGCTGTCTCCGTGGGCGCAGGCGACGCGACGCCTGGGCTTACGCTCGCGGTAGCCTCAGGTAGCCCTACCCCTACTCTGCAAGACCCGTTCCTCGCCGAGCTACTAGCAGCCGCTCCGCACGTGATCCGGGTCACGGGACCGGCGCGTCTCGGGGCACCACTCGTCGCCGCCGGTCACACAATGGGAATCATCGGGGTCTGGGGCAAGGACGACGTTGCCTTCAAGGAGGACGACGAGGCCGTCATCGCCGCCGTCGCCGCTGGGGCGGCCCTCGCGCTCCAGAACGCGCAACTGATCACCCTCCTTTCGACGGGCAAGCGCGACTGGGAGCAGATGGTGGACGCCATGGGCCCCGCCATCTGCATCGTGGGCGCGCGCGGCGGCGTACGGCGCGCCAACCGCGCCTTCGCCGACCTGGTCGCCGCGCCGATCACGACCCTGGCCGGACGGCCCTGGCTCACGCTCCTGCCGCCGGCGTGGGCGGAGCCCATCGGCAAGGCGATCGCCGCGCCCGGCGGCGCCGGTGGCGAGATCCGCACCGACCGGCACATCTACTCCGTGAACGCGCAAGCCATCCAGGGCGACGAGCCCGGTACCGTGGTGCTCCTCATCGTAGACACCACCGAGACCCGCCGCCTCCAGGAACAGCTGATCCAGTCGGAGAAGCTCTCGGCGATCGGCCAGCTCATCGCGGGCGTCGCGCACGAGCTCAACAACCCCCTCGCAAGTGTCCTCGGGTTCGCCGACTTCCTGACCGAGGCCGCCGACGTGCCCGCCAACCTCCGCGAGCCGCTCCGCGTGATCCAGGAAGAGGCGCAGCGCGCCGCCGGCATCGTCAAGAACCTGCTCACCTTCGCCCGGAAGCAGGACCAGGAGCGCCGCAGCCTGTCAGTCGGCCCGATCCTCGAGCGCACGCTCGCCCTCCTCAAGAACCAGCTCATCGGGCTCAAGGTCGAGCCGCTGCTCGTGGTGGAGCCTGGCCTCCCTGATATCGACGGCAGCGCCAACCAGCTCCAGCAGGTGCTCGTGAACGTCGTCAACAACGCCGCCCAGGCGATCGCGAGCACCGGCCGGCCCGGAACGGTCGTGGTGCGCGCGCGGCCCTGGCTCGACGGCATCGCCATCGACGTGGTGGACAACGGGCCGGGGATCCCCGAAGAGGTCCAGAACCGGGTCTTCGAGCCGTTCTTCACCACCAAGGCCGAGGGCGAAGGCACCGGCCTCGGCCTCTCGATCTGCCAGGGTATCGTGAAGGAGCACGGCGGGAAGATCACCCTCAAGTCGGCACCCGGACACGGCGCGACCTTCACCATCGAGCTGCCGCCCGCCGGAGCGCCGGACGACCGGGCGGCCCTGCCGGCGCAGGGCGTGGTGGCCGGCGGCCGCGTGCTGGTAGTGGACGACGAGCCCCAGATCCTCCACTTCATGCGCGCCACGCTCGAGGCCTGGGGCTACACCGTAGAGACCGCCGCCGACGGCCAGGAAGCGCTCGGCCGCGTCCTGGGCGAACACTTCGACCTCATCATCACCGACGTGCGGATGCCCCTGCTCACCGGCCGCGAGTTGTTCGAGCGGCTGCGGCACGACGCTCCCGAGATGGCCAAGCGCATCGTCTTCGCGACGGGAGACACGGTCCGCGACGACACCATGGCTTTCCTCGCCGGCTCAGGACGCCCCTGCCTCCACAAACCCTACAAGCTCGCCGAGCTCAAGCACGTGCTCTCGACGGCACTAGAGACCCCCGCATGA
- a CDS encoding zinc ribbon domain-containing protein, translating into MPNYDYQCQKCRKRFTVVERISEHAGRSPACPKCKSRSTRQLLSGFFAKTVKKS; encoded by the coding sequence GTGCCGAACTACGACTACCAGTGCCAGAAGTGCCGCAAGCGGTTCACCGTGGTGGAGAGGATATCGGAGCACGCCGGCCGCTCGCCCGCCTGTCCGAAGTGCAAGTCGCGCAGCACCCGGCAGCTGCTGAGCGGGTTCTTCGCCAAGACCGTGAAGAAGAGCTGA